The following are from one region of the Prevotella communis genome:
- a CDS encoding AIR synthase-related protein — protein sequence MQRGVSAAKEDVHAAIKNIDKGLYPQAFCKIIPDILGGDPEYCNIMHADGAGTKSSLAYMYWKETGDLSVWKGIAQDAIVMNTDDLLCVGAVDNILVSSTIGRNKMLVPGEVISAIINGTDELLSELREMGIGIYPTGGETADVGDLVRTIIVDSTVTCRMKRSDVINNANIRPGDVIVGLSSTGQATYEKRYNGGMGSNGLTSARHDVFSKYLAEKYPESFDHAVPNDLVYSGKYKLTDAVEGSPVDAGQLVLSPTRTYAPVIKRLLDEIRPEIHGMVHCTGGAQTKVLHFVNDNCRVIKDNMFPVPPLFRAIHECSGTDWKEMYQVFNMGHRMEIYVRPEMAEKVIEISKSFNIDAQVIGHIEEGQRSLTIKSEFGTFEY from the coding sequence ATGCAGCGTGGCGTCAGTGCCGCAAAGGAAGATGTCCACGCAGCCATCAAGAACATTGACAAGGGACTCTATCCACAGGCTTTCTGTAAGATTATCCCTGATATCCTGGGGGGCGACCCTGAGTATTGTAACATCATGCATGCCGACGGTGCAGGCACAAAATCGTCGTTGGCCTACATGTATTGGAAAGAGACGGGCGACCTCTCTGTATGGAAAGGCATTGCGCAGGATGCCATCGTGATGAATACCGACGACCTGCTCTGTGTAGGTGCCGTGGACAATATCCTGGTATCTTCTACCATCGGACGTAACAAGATGCTGGTACCCGGTGAGGTCATCTCGGCTATCATCAATGGTACGGATGAGTTGCTCAGCGAACTCCGTGAGATGGGTATCGGTATCTATCCTACTGGTGGTGAGACAGCCGATGTTGGCGACCTTGTTCGCACCATTATCGTTGACTCTACCGTTACCTGTCGCATGAAGCGCAGCGATGTCATCAACAATGCCAATATCCGTCCTGGCGATGTTATCGTTGGTCTCTCTTCTACTGGACAGGCCACATACGAGAAACGCTACAATGGCGGTATGGGCAGTAACGGTCTGACTTCAGCCCGCCATGATGTATTCTCAAAATATCTGGCAGAGAAATATCCCGAGAGTTTCGACCACGCCGTTCCTAATGATTTGGTATATAGCGGCAAGTATAAACTTACTGATGCTGTAGAAGGCTCTCCCGTTGATGCTGGTCAGCTGGTTCTCTCTCCCACCCGCACCTACGCACCCGTCATCAAGCGTCTGCTGGATGAGATTCGTCCCGAGATTCACGGTATGGTACACTGTACTGGTGGTGCTCAGACCAAGGTTCTGCATTTTGTCAATGACAACTGCCGTGTCATCAAGGACAATATGTTCCCCGTTCCTCCCCTCTTCCGTGCTATCCACGAATGTTCTGGCACCGATTGGAAGGAGATGTATCAGGTCTTCAATATGGGTCATCGTATGGAAATCTACGTACGTCCTGAGATGGCAGAAAAAGTTATCGAGATATCGAAGTCATTCAATATCGACGCACAGGTAATCGGTCATATCGAAGAAGGACAGCGCTCATTAACGATTAAGAGTGAGTTCGGAACCTTTGAATATTAA
- a CDS encoding LemA family protein, whose translation MKKSYVVLIVVAVIAVIAIALFGWVKSTYNGMVSVEEEATTALANVQSAYQRRADLIPNLVQTVKGYASHEKETLEGVVNARSKATSITLNAENIKEYQQAQGELSSALGRLIAIGEAYPDLKANENFRELQVQLEGTENRINVERNNFNKAVQTYNVAIRKFPSNLLAGIFGFEKMDKFEAAAGSENAPKVEF comes from the coding sequence ATGAAAAAAAGTTATGTTGTTTTAATCGTTGTAGCAGTGATAGCAGTGATCGCCATTGCTCTCTTTGGATGGGTGAAGAGTACCTACAACGGAATGGTTAGCGTAGAGGAAGAAGCTACAACAGCTTTGGCCAACGTACAGTCGGCCTATCAGCGTCGTGCCGATCTGATTCCTAATCTGGTTCAGACAGTAAAGGGCTATGCCTCTCATGAAAAAGAGACTCTGGAAGGCGTTGTCAACGCCCGTTCAAAGGCTACCAGCATCACGCTGAATGCCGAGAATATCAAGGAATATCAGCAGGCTCAGGGCGAGTTATCAAGTGCTCTGGGACGACTCATTGCTATCGGTGAGGCTTATCCTGACCTGAAGGCCAACGAGAATTTCCGTGAACTGCAGGTACAACTGGAGGGCACAGAGAACCGTATCAACGTGGAGCGCAACAACTTCAACAAGGCCGTTCAAACGTATAATGTCGCCATTCGCAAGTTCCCCAGCAACCTGTTGGCTGGCATCTTTGGTTTTGAGAAGATGGATAAGTTCGAGGCTGCCGCAGGTTCTGAGAACGCTCCTAAAGTTGAATTTTAA
- a CDS encoding TPM domain-containing protein produces METAWTIFSLYVIIFGSLIAGGLYAERSSNNERQALIRNKKNKLKACAQKYNIQIKSLEQSYKEDKKALRTKQNIFQKLTGQNTTSLRREYQSRYTHEKKQYTNEVRQIIHEWNAQGKNNRKWTIYWKGLIVIGAIVSLGACTHALDEIGEDEDYLSYSNTTEHYWRAEDIPMPHLKDGRRYVSNPDSIISQETVSRLDAKLKQLDDSLGIESVVAVVSHVEGADIEGFAQKIFDIYKVGKKDYGLVMVLAYDDHKFRTQTGRALEAELTDVECFRLQEHYLIPSMKAELPDSGLIYMVDAIYNTLQGKELPEMAELTPKSSTSSDDEDVPLLPFLYLVILIGWGIMYYAMASRLGWNLMAYALGMLRPNPFVEKSHYTGPVIIGTGGGRSSGFGGGFGGGSFGGGFSGGSSGGGGATSSW; encoded by the coding sequence ATGGAAACAGCCTGGACGATTTTTAGCCTCTACGTCATTATCTTCGGTAGCTTGATTGCCGGAGGACTATATGCTGAGCGTTCAAGCAACAATGAACGACAGGCATTAATCAGGAATAAGAAGAATAAACTGAAAGCCTGTGCACAGAAATACAATATTCAGATAAAGTCTTTGGAACAATCCTATAAGGAAGACAAGAAGGCACTCAGAACGAAGCAGAATATCTTTCAGAAACTGACGGGTCAGAACACGACTTCCCTTAGAAGAGAATACCAAAGCAGATATACGCACGAAAAGAAACAATATACCAATGAGGTCCGTCAGATAATACACGAGTGGAACGCTCAGGGTAAAAACAACCGCAAGTGGACTATCTATTGGAAAGGACTTATTGTCATTGGCGCTATCGTTTCTTTGGGTGCATGCACACACGCTTTAGATGAAATCGGAGAAGATGAAGACTATTTATCTTACTCCAACACGACAGAGCATTACTGGCGGGCAGAGGATATTCCGATGCCTCATCTGAAGGACGGAAGACGTTACGTTTCTAATCCGGACAGCATCATCAGTCAGGAAACGGTCAGCCGCCTCGATGCCAAACTCAAGCAGTTGGACGACTCGCTGGGCATTGAATCTGTCGTTGCAGTTGTCAGTCATGTGGAAGGTGCTGATATTGAAGGCTTTGCTCAAAAAATCTTTGATATTTACAAAGTAGGAAAGAAAGACTACGGACTGGTAATGGTACTAGCCTACGATGATCATAAGTTCCGCACTCAGACCGGTAGAGCCCTGGAAGCCGAACTGACCGACGTAGAATGTTTCCGACTGCAGGAGCACTACCTCATACCCAGTATGAAAGCAGAATTACCCGATAGCGGACTCATCTATATGGTTGATGCCATCTATAACACTCTGCAAGGCAAGGAACTGCCAGAGATGGCGGAACTCACGCCAAAGAGTAGCACAAGCAGTGATGACGAGGATGTTCCCCTGTTGCCATTCCTCTATCTCGTTATTCTAATCGGATGGGGTATCATGTATTACGCGATGGCCAGCCGCTTAGGATGGAACCTGATGGCTTACGCCCTTGGTATGTTACGCCCCAACCCGTTTGTTGAGAAGAGCCACTATACCGGCCCCGTTATTATCGGTACTGGCGGCGGTCGCAGTAGCGGCTTTGGAGGTGGCTTTGGAGGAGGCAGTTTCGGAGGTGGCTTCAGCGGCGGTAGCAGTGGTGGCGGTGGTGCCACATCCAGCTGGTAA
- a CDS encoding shikimate dehydrogenase family protein, whose translation MDKYGLIGFPLGHSFSINYFNQKFADEGINAKYMNFEIPTIEALAEVLDQNPELKGLNVTIPYKQKVMEYLDQISPEARAIGAVNVIRVTHEGNDIKLKGFNSDVIGFTQSIEPMLESYHKKALVLGTGGASKAISYGLQSLGLETVYVSRYQRPDTICYEDITPEVIKEYNVIVNCTPVGMFPKTEECPKLPYESMDEKNILYDLIYNPDETLFMKKGAERGASVKNGLEMLLLQAFASWEFWNGKEK comes from the coding sequence ATGGACAAGTATGGACTTATAGGTTTTCCATTGGGGCATTCTTTCTCAATCAATTACTTTAACCAAAAGTTTGCTGACGAGGGAATCAATGCCAAGTACATGAACTTTGAGATTCCAACCATCGAAGCGCTTGCAGAAGTGCTTGACCAGAATCCTGAGCTCAAAGGACTGAATGTTACGATTCCCTACAAACAGAAAGTGATGGAGTATTTGGACCAGATCAGTCCAGAAGCTCGTGCTATCGGTGCCGTCAACGTGATAAGGGTGACACATGAAGGTAATGACATCAAGCTGAAAGGTTTTAACTCTGACGTTATCGGATTTACACAGAGCATTGAGCCCATGCTGGAGTCCTACCACAAGAAAGCGTTGGTATTGGGTACCGGTGGTGCCTCAAAAGCCATCTCGTATGGATTACAGTCATTGGGGTTAGAGACTGTCTATGTCAGCCGCTATCAACGTCCGGACACCATCTGCTACGAAGATATCACACCAGAGGTCATCAAAGAATATAATGTCATAGTTAACTGTACACCAGTAGGCATGTTCCCCAAGACTGAAGAATGTCCGAAACTGCCCTATGAATCAATGGATGAAAAGAACATCCTCTATGATCTTATCTATAATCCCGACGAGACCTTATTTATGAAAAAAGGTGCAGAACGAGGCGCTAGCGTTAAAAACGGATTGGAAATGCTTCTTTTGCAGGCTTTTGCCTCTTGGGAGTTCTGGAATGGTAAAGAGAAATAA
- the ubiE gene encoding bifunctional demethylmenaquinone methyltransferase/2-methoxy-6-polyprenyl-1,4-benzoquinol methylase UbiE: protein MYKQEEIKPYHEGEKAQQVEQMFDNIAPTYDALNHRLSWDIDKGWRKKAIKQLAPFAPQTMLDIATGTGDFAILSAQMLHPRKLIGADISEGMMEIGRKKVNILGLQDTISFAKEDCLHLSFEDNTFDAVTAAFGIRNFADLDKGLSEMCRVLKPGGHLSIVELTTPVSFPMKQLFHIYSHTVLPVYGRLISKDTSAYSYLTKTIEAFPQGERMQQILCQAGFKEATFKRLTFGICTMYFATK, encoded by the coding sequence ATGTATAAACAGGAAGAGATAAAACCCTACCACGAGGGTGAGAAGGCACAGCAGGTGGAGCAGATGTTTGATAACATCGCTCCCACCTACGATGCGCTCAATCACCGGCTTTCTTGGGATATAGACAAGGGATGGCGCAAAAAGGCCATCAAGCAGTTAGCTCCCTTTGCACCCCAGACTATGCTCGACATAGCTACGGGTACAGGGGACTTTGCTATTTTATCGGCTCAGATGTTGCATCCCAGGAAACTGATAGGTGCCGACATCAGCGAGGGTATGATGGAGATTGGCAGGAAAAAAGTGAATATTCTTGGTTTGCAGGACACTATCTCATTTGCAAAGGAGGATTGTCTGCATTTGAGCTTTGAAGACAATACTTTTGATGCTGTCACAGCCGCTTTTGGTATTCGCAATTTTGCTGATCTGGACAAGGGACTCAGTGAGATGTGTCGCGTATTAAAACCTGGCGGACATCTCAGCATCGTAGAACTGACCACTCCCGTGTCGTTCCCTATGAAACAACTCTTCCATATCTATTCTCACACGGTGTTACCTGTCTACGGACGCCTTATCTCAAAAGACACCAGCGCCTATTCATATCTGACAAAGACAATTGAAGCATTCCCCCAGGGCGAAAGAATGCAACAGATTCTGTGTCAGGCAGGCTTTAAGGAGGCTACATTCAAACGCCTTACTTTCGGAATATGTACGATGTATTTCGCAACTAAATAA
- a CDS encoding phosphoribosylaminoimidazolesuccinocarboxamide synthase: MKALTKTDFNFEGQKSVYHGKVRDVYNINDDLMVMVATDRISAFDVVLPKGIPFKGQVLNQIAAQFLDATTDICPNWKLATPDPMVTVGLKCEGFRVEMIIRSILTGSAWREYKNGCRELCGVKLPDGMRENERFPEPIITPTTKADEGHDMNISKEEIIAQGIVSAEDYAIMEDYTRKIFARGQEIAAKRGLILVDTKYEFGKRDGKVYLIDEIHTPDSSRYFYADGYEEKLAKGEPQKQLSKEFVRQWLIEHNFMNEPGQTMPEITDEYAESVSERYIELYEHITGTKFDKAAEEGDIAARIERNVSEWLKTR; encoded by the coding sequence ATGAAAGCATTAACAAAGACTGACTTCAACTTCGAAGGACAGAAGAGTGTTTACCACGGTAAAGTCCGTGACGTGTACAACATCAATGACGATCTGATGGTGATGGTTGCCACAGACCGTATCTCAGCATTCGATGTGGTGCTACCCAAGGGAATCCCCTTCAAGGGACAGGTATTGAACCAAATTGCAGCACAGTTCCTGGATGCAACTACTGACATCTGTCCCAACTGGAAACTGGCTACCCCCGATCCTATGGTTACCGTGGGACTGAAATGCGAGGGCTTTCGTGTTGAAATGATTATCCGTTCAATCCTTACAGGTTCTGCATGGCGCGAATACAAGAACGGATGTCGTGAGTTGTGTGGTGTTAAACTGCCCGATGGCATGCGCGAGAACGAGCGTTTCCCAGAGCCAATTATCACACCTACAACGAAAGCTGACGAAGGTCACGACATGAATATCTCCAAGGAAGAGATTATCGCACAGGGTATCGTTTCTGCAGAAGATTATGCAATCATGGAGGACTATACACGTAAGATTTTCGCTCGTGGACAGGAGATTGCAGCTAAACGCGGTCTGATTCTTGTTGATACCAAGTATGAGTTTGGAAAGCGCGACGGAAAGGTATACCTCATTGACGAGATTCATACACCAGATTCATCACGCTACTTCTATGCTGATGGTTATGAGGAGAAACTCGCCAAGGGCGAGCCACAGAAACAGCTCTCTAAGGAGTTTGTTCGCCAGTGGCTTATTGAGCACAACTTCATGAACGAGCCTGGACAAACTATGCCTGAGATTACTGACGAGTATGCAGAGAGCGTATCAGAGCGTTACATTGAACTCTATGAGCACATCACCGGCACCAAGTTCGACAAGGCTGCTGAGGAAGGAGATATCGCCGCACGTATTGAGCGTAACGTCAGCGAATGGCTGAAAACAAGATAA
- a CDS encoding PhoH family protein: protein MIEKHIVIEDVDPVMFYGVGNAHLQMLRALYPKLRIVARDNVIRIMGDEEQMAAFEESTEKMRQHIVKFNSISEEDILDIIKGKRTRDDVPEGVIVYSIAGRPIKARSENQQRLVDAYQNNDMVFAVGPAGTGKTYLSIALAVKALKEKTAKKIILSRPAVEAGEKLGFLPGDMKDKIDPYLQPLYDALEDMIPQVKLQDMMEKHVIQIAPLAFMRGRTLSDAVVILDEAQNTTPAQIRMFLTRMGWNTKMIITGDMTQIDLPHSQKSGLIEALHILNNVEGIGVVNLNGKDIVRHKLVTRIVNAYENFDKEYKNNNESINKD, encoded by the coding sequence TTGATAGAGAAGCATATAGTCATAGAAGATGTAGACCCAGTAATGTTTTATGGGGTTGGAAATGCGCACCTGCAGATGTTGCGCGCATTATATCCGAAACTTCGCATCGTGGCTCGTGATAATGTGATACGTATTATGGGCGACGAAGAACAGATGGCTGCTTTCGAGGAAAGCACGGAGAAGATGCGCCAGCATATCGTAAAATTCAATTCTATCAGCGAAGAAGACATCCTTGATATAATAAAAGGTAAGCGCACGCGCGATGATGTGCCTGAAGGGGTGATAGTATATTCTATTGCCGGACGTCCCATCAAGGCCCGGAGCGAGAATCAGCAGCGACTTGTAGATGCCTATCAGAATAATGACATGGTGTTTGCCGTAGGTCCTGCCGGAACAGGTAAGACTTATCTGTCCATAGCTTTGGCTGTCAAGGCGCTAAAGGAAAAGACAGCAAAAAAGATTATCTTGAGCAGACCTGCCGTAGAAGCTGGTGAAAAACTGGGATTCCTGCCTGGCGATATGAAGGACAAGATTGACCCCTATCTGCAACCGCTCTACGATGCGCTCGAGGATATGATACCACAGGTAAAGCTTCAGGACATGATGGAGAAGCATGTCATACAGATTGCACCGCTGGCATTCATGCGTGGACGCACGCTGAGTGATGCTGTGGTGATTCTCGATGAAGCACAAAACACAACCCCCGCCCAGATTCGGATGTTCCTGACGCGCATGGGATGGAACACCAAGATGATTATTACGGGCGACATGACTCAAATTGACCTTCCCCACTCACAGAAAAGCGGACTCATAGAAGCCCTGCACATTTTGAATAATGTAGAGGGCATCGGCGTTGTCAACCTGAACGGCAAGGACATTGTACGCCATAAACTGGTGACACGCATCGTCAACGCATACGAGAATTTCGATAAAGAATATAAAAACAACAATGAAAGCATTAACAAAGACTGA
- the dnaB gene encoding replicative DNA helicase: protein MAEQNTPRRRQSRQQQPVDNTYAHLQPQALDVERAVLGALLVDKDAYSVVCEILKPESFYEPRNRIIYEAIQHLSMNEQPVDVLTVADQLAHTGQLEEVGGPAYIAEISSRVASSAHVEYHARIIAQKSLARQLIQFASDIETKAFDETVNVDDLMQHAEGSLFELSQKNMKKDYTQIDPVIAQAVKVIQDAAKNKDGLTGIPTGYHGLDDKTSGWQPSDLVIIAGRPAMGKTAFALSMAKNIAADYQVPLAFFSLEMSNQQLVNRLLSNVCEVSGKKILNGQLQPDEWDRLDKRINNLLGAPIYVDDTPGLSVFELRTKARRLVREHGVKIIMIDYLQLMNANGMRFSSRQEEVSTISRSLKGLAKELDIPILALSQLNRGVESREGLEGKRPQLSDLRESGAIEQDADMVLFVHRPEYYHIFQDDKGRDLHGMAEIIIAKHRKGATGDVLLTFRGEYTRFENPEDGRLGPMSPQSGGEILSSKVNGDDNGAPLPNDFDSFGGGMPIPPPSNEPMPF, encoded by the coding sequence ATGGCAGAACAAAATACGCCACGACGCAGACAAAGTCGTCAACAACAACCTGTAGACAATACATACGCTCATTTGCAACCGCAAGCTCTTGATGTAGAGCGTGCCGTATTAGGTGCCCTTCTTGTAGACAAGGACGCCTATTCCGTAGTATGTGAGATACTGAAACCTGAGAGTTTCTACGAACCACGCAATAGGATTATCTACGAGGCTATCCAGCATTTGTCAATGAATGAACAGCCAGTCGACGTACTCACCGTAGCCGATCAGTTGGCACACACCGGACAACTGGAGGAAGTCGGCGGACCTGCCTATATTGCCGAGATATCTTCACGTGTTGCTTCTTCGGCCCATGTGGAGTATCATGCACGAATCATTGCCCAAAAATCACTTGCCAGACAGTTAATACAATTTGCCAGCGACATTGAGACGAAGGCATTCGACGAGACGGTCAATGTTGATGACTTGATGCAGCATGCTGAGGGTTCTCTCTTCGAGTTGTCGCAGAAAAACATGAAGAAAGACTACACGCAGATTGACCCTGTTATTGCGCAGGCTGTCAAGGTGATTCAGGATGCTGCCAAGAACAAGGATGGTCTTACGGGTATTCCAACAGGTTATCATGGCCTGGATGACAAAACCAGCGGATGGCAACCTTCAGACTTGGTGATTATTGCCGGACGACCTGCCATGGGTAAGACAGCTTTTGCACTGTCTATGGCTAAGAATATCGCAGCTGACTACCAGGTTCCTCTAGCTTTCTTCTCATTGGAAATGTCGAACCAGCAGCTGGTGAACCGACTGCTGTCTAATGTCTGCGAAGTATCAGGTAAGAAGATTCTGAACGGACAGTTGCAGCCCGACGAGTGGGACCGACTCGATAAGCGAATCAATAATCTGCTGGGTGCACCTATCTATGTTGATGACACACCCGGTCTGTCGGTTTTTGAGTTACGTACAAAAGCCCGGCGTCTGGTACGTGAACACGGCGTAAAGATTATCATGATTGACTACCTGCAGCTGATGAATGCCAACGGTATGCGTTTCTCCAGTCGTCAGGAAGAGGTGTCAACGATCAGTCGTTCTCTGAAAGGTCTGGCAAAGGAGCTGGACATCCCCATCCTAGCACTGTCACAGTTGAACCGTGGTGTAGAGAGCCGTGAAGGTCTTGAAGGTAAACGACCACAGTTGAGCGACTTGCGTGAGTCAGGTGCTATTGAGCAGGATGCCGATATGGTACTTTTCGTACACCGTCCTGAATACTACCATATTTTCCAGGATGATAAGGGACGCGACCTGCACGGTATGGCTGAGATTATCATTGCCAAACACCGTAAAGGTGCTACAGGTGATGTACTTCTGACTTTCCGCGGTGAATATACCCGATTCGAGAATCCTGAGGACGGCCGGTTAGGTCCTATGAGTCCACAGTCAGGTGGCGAGATTCTAAGTTCAAAGGTTAATGGTGACGACAATGGCGCTCCCCTACCCAACGATTTTGACTCCTTTGGCGGAGGAATGCCAATCCCACCACCATCCAACGAGCCAATGCCATTTTAG